The following coding sequences lie in one Rutidosis leptorrhynchoides isolate AG116_Rl617_1_P2 chromosome 6, CSIRO_AGI_Rlap_v1, whole genome shotgun sequence genomic window:
- the LOC139851884 gene encoding ABC transporter F family member 1-like: protein MVSDASKKKALQKKAAAAAKRGGKAAAAATSAKAAAIGMNGSSSTDNLSNGMGSLVISDRTCTGVLCSHPLSRDIRIESLSLTFHGHDLIVDSELELNYGRRYGLLGLNGCGKSTLLTSIGMRELPIPEHMDIFHLTREIEASDLSSLEAVMNCDDERLKLEAEVERLAALDAGGGDALDRIYERLDAMDAATAEKRAAEILNGLGFNKQMQAKKTRDFSGGWRMRIALARALFMNPTILLLDEPTNHLDLEACVWLEETLQKFERILVVVSHSQDFLNGVCTNIIHMQSKTLKMYTGNFDQYVQTRSELEENQMKQYKWEQDQIANMKEYIARFGHGSAKLARQAQSKEKTLAKMERGGLTEKVVRDSVLVFRFVDVGKLPPPVLQFSEVKFGYTPDNLIYKCLDFGVDLDSRVALVGPNGAGKSTLLKLMTGELTPLEGMVKRHNHLRIAQYHQHLAEKLDLDLSALLYMMREYPGNEEEKMRAAIGRFGLTGKAQTMPMKNLSDGQKSRVIFAWLAYRQPQMLLLDEPTNHLDIETIDSLAEALNEWDGGMVLVSHDFRLINQVAREIWVCENQTITRWNGDIMGFKEHLRTKAGLSG, encoded by the exons ATGGTGTCAGATGCGAGTAAAAAGAAGGCGCTACAGAAGAAGGCAGCCGCCGCTGCTAAAAGAGGAGGTAAGGCTGCGGCCGCCGCCACGTCGGCGAAAGCGGCGGCGATTGGGATGAACGGCAGTTCAAGTACTGATAATTTGTCAAACGGAATGGGATCTCTTGTTATTTCTGACCGTACGTGTACTGGTGTGCTGTGCTCTCATCCCTTGTCTCGTGATATTAGG ATAGAGTCGCTGTCACTTACTTTCCATGGGCATGATCTCATTGTTGATTCTGAGCTGGAGCTGAACTATGGGAG ACGCTACGGTCTGCTTGGATTGAATGGTTGTGGGAAATCGACTCTTCTTACTTCTATTGGAATGCGAGAACTTCCTATCCCTGAACACATGGATATATTCCATCTTACAAGAGAAATCGAAGCTTCAGATCTGTCTTCACTTGAGGCTGTAATGAACTGTGATGACGAGAGACTGAAATTAGAGGCAGAAGTTGAGCGTTTGGCCGCACTG GATGCTGGGGGTGGTGATGCCCTTGACCGTATCTATGAACGGTTGGATGCTATGGATGCTGCCACCGCTGAAAAACGTGCAGCTGAGATCTTAAATGGTCTTGGTTTTAACAAGCAGATGCAAGCAAAGAAAACACGAGACTTTTCTGGTGGTTGGAGAATGCGTATTGCTTTGGCACGTGCTCTGTTTATGAACCCAACCATCTTGTTGCTTGATGAGCCCACAAATCATCTTG ATCTTGAAGCTTGTGTGTGGTTGGAAGAAACCCTACAGAAGTTCGAGCGCATTCTCGTTGTTGTCTCTCACTCACAAGATTTCTTGAATGGTGTCTGCACCAACATAATTCACATGCAAAGTAAGACGTTAAAGATGTATACAGGTAATTTTGACCAATATGTTCAGACCCGTTCAGAACTCGAAGAAAATCAGATGAAACAGTACAAATGGGAGCAGGACCAGATTGCTAACATGAAGGAATACATAGCCCGGTTTGGGCATGGGTCTGCGAAACTGGCTCGTCAGGCTCAGAGTAAGGAGAAAACTTTAGCTAAGATGGAACGTGGTGGGCTGACTGAAAAAGTGGTTCGAGACAGCGTTTTGGTGTTCCGGTTTGTTGATGTTGGGAAGCTTCCACCACCTGTCCTTCAGTTTTCGGAGGTCAAGTTTGGTTACACACCGGATAACCTCATTTACAAGTGTCTCGACTTTGGAGTTGATCTTGATTCACGTGTCGCGTTGGTGGGACCCAATGGAGCTGGTAAGAGTACGCTTCTGAAGCTGATGACAGGGGAATTGACTCCTCTCGAGGGCATGGTTAAGCGTCACAACCATTTGAGAATCGCTCAATACCACCAACATTTGGCTGAAAAACTTGACCTTGACCTGTCGGCTTTGTTATATATGATGAGAGAGTATCCAGGAAACGAAGAGGAGAAGATGCGGGCTGCTATCGGTCGATTCGGGCTCACTGGTAAAGCCCAAACCATGCCAATGAAGAACTTGTCAGATGGTCAAAAGAGCCGTGTGATATTTGCCTGGTTAGCCTATAGGCAACCACAAATGCTACTTTTGGATGAGCCTACCAATCATTTGGATATCGAGACCATTGACTCGTTAGCCGAGGCCCTGAATGAATGGGACGGTGGAATGGTGCTTGTCAGCCACGACTTTCGGCTCATAAACCAGGTAGCCCGTGAGATTTGGGTGTGTGAAAATCAGACTATAACGCGGTGGAATGGTGATATTATGGGTTTCAAGGAGCACTTAAGAACCAAGGCCGGGCTATCTGGTTAG